In Chanodichthys erythropterus isolate Z2021 chromosome 7, ASM2448905v1, whole genome shotgun sequence, a genomic segment contains:
- the cotl1 gene encoding coactosin-like protein → MATRIDKEACRDAYNLVRDDSSDICWASFKYDGSTIVPAGHGSDYEEFKSQCTDDARLFGFVRITTGDAMSKRAKFTLITWIGENVSGLQRAKISTDKTLVKDIVQNFAKEFMISDPRELEEDYLRNELKKAGGANYDAQAE, encoded by the exons ATGGCAACGCGAATTGACAAAGAGGCTTGCAGGGACGCATACAATCTGGTGCGAGACGACAGCTCAGATATATGCTG GGCATCTTTTAAGTATGACGGATCAACTATTGTACCAGCTGGTCACGGGTCCGACTACGAAGAATTCAAGAGCCAGTGTACAG ATGACGCTCGTCTCTTCGGTTTTGTGAGGATCACGACGGGCGACGCCATGAGCAAGCGTGCCAAGTTCACCCTCATCACCTGGATCGGCGAGAACGTCAGCGGACTGCAAAGAGCCAAGATTAGCACCGACAAGACACTGGTAAAAGACATTGTGCAG AACTTTGCCAAGGAGTTTATGATCAGCGATCCCCGGGAGCTGGAGGAAGACTACCTCCGCAATGAGCTCAAGAAGGCCGGCGGGGCCAACTACGATGCCCAGGCCGAATAG